In one window of Pseudomonas putida DNA:
- a CDS encoding peptidylprolyl isomerase has translation MLKKLLLTACSFAFAASVMASDKTPHVLLDTSFGQVEIELNAEKAPISTKNFLAYVDSGFYNNTIFHRVIPGFMVQGGGFTDQMVQKSTKDPIRNEASNGLQNTRGTLSMARTSNPNSATSQFFINVADNDFLNPGRDAGYAVFGKVTKGMEVVDQIVNSPTTVKKGMRDVPADPVYIKSAKRID, from the coding sequence ATGCTGAAGAAACTCCTGCTCACCGCCTGCTCGTTCGCCTTCGCCGCCAGTGTCATGGCCTCCGACAAGACCCCTCACGTGCTGCTGGACACCAGCTTCGGCCAGGTGGAGATCGAACTGAACGCCGAAAAAGCGCCGATCAGCACGAAGAACTTCCTGGCGTACGTCGACAGCGGCTTCTACAACAACACCATCTTCCACCGCGTGATCCCGGGCTTCATGGTCCAGGGCGGCGGCTTCACCGATCAGATGGTGCAGAAGAGCACCAAGGATCCGATCCGCAACGAAGCCAGCAACGGCCTGCAGAATACCCGTGGCACGCTGTCGATGGCGCGCACCTCGAATCCTAACTCGGCGACCAGCCAATTCTTCATCAACGTGGCCGACAACGACTTCCTCAACCCCGGCCGTGACGCCGGCTACGCCGTATTCGGCAAGGTGACCAAGGGCATGGAGGTGGTCGACCAGATCGTCAACTCCCCCACCACGGTCAAGAAAGGCATGCGCGATGTACCGGCCGATCCGGTCTACATCAAGTCGGCCAAACGTATCGACTGA
- a CDS encoding alpha/beta fold hydrolase, translated as MACFERDGCLLHHEEHGQGEPLVLLHGLGSSSQDWELQVPELSRHYRVILMDIRGHGQSAKPRHGYQIKTFSEDLLALLDHLNTGPVHFVGLSMGGMVGFQFAVDHPQWLRSLCIVNSAPEVKRHNLEHWIWWAKRWSLARLLSVETVGQGLAARLFPKPEQGELRRKMAERWARNDKRAYLKSFDAIVDWGVQERIGQIQCPTLVIAADHDYTPIQQKERYVALMPHATLAVIEDSRHATPLDQPEVFNQTLLRFLAAASTSQGSLSPC; from the coding sequence ATGGCCTGTTTCGAACGTGACGGATGCCTGCTGCACCATGAGGAACATGGCCAGGGCGAGCCCCTGGTACTGCTGCACGGGCTCGGTTCGAGCAGCCAGGACTGGGAACTGCAGGTCCCCGAGCTGAGCCGTCACTATCGGGTGATCCTGATGGACATCCGCGGCCACGGCCAGTCGGCCAAGCCTCGCCACGGCTACCAGATCAAGACCTTCAGCGAAGACTTGCTGGCCTTGCTCGACCATCTAAACACTGGCCCGGTGCACTTCGTGGGCTTGTCCATGGGCGGCATGGTCGGCTTTCAGTTTGCCGTCGACCATCCGCAGTGGCTGCGCAGCCTGTGCATCGTCAACAGCGCCCCCGAGGTCAAGCGCCACAATCTCGAACACTGGATCTGGTGGGCCAAGCGCTGGAGTCTGGCACGCCTGCTCAGCGTCGAGACGGTCGGCCAGGGCCTGGCCGCGCGCCTGTTTCCCAAGCCCGAACAAGGCGAACTGCGGCGCAAGATGGCCGAGCGCTGGGCGCGCAACGACAAGCGCGCCTATCTCAAGAGCTTCGACGCCATCGTCGACTGGGGCGTGCAGGAACGCATTGGGCAGATCCAGTGTCCGACGCTGGTGATTGCCGCCGACCACGACTACACCCCGATACAACAGAAAGAACGCTACGTTGCCCTGATGCCCCACGCGACACTGGCGGTCATCGAGGATTCGCGGCACGCTACGCCCCTGGACCAACCCGAGGTCTTCAACCAGACCCTGCTGCGCTTTCTCGCAGCCGCATCCACCTCTCAAGGATCATTGAGCCCATGCTGA